TCAGATTCAACCAGCCCATGGAATCGATGCCCAGGTCGAGAAGAGGGCTTGCGTCCGGTGAAAGAGGCTGATCGTGATACCGGCGAGCCAACAGGTTCCAGACGTTTGTGGCCGCCCGATTGTTCAAAAGCTCACGGTCTTCGGTGGACATATCCTCGAATGATATGGGTCCGTGGATGTCCCGCCCTCCGGAATTTGCCCGATCTTTTGCCCGATCGTAGCGTTCGTGTAGCAAATGCCGCTTGACTTTCCCGAGTCGTGTTCGCTCCAGCGGCTCACGCGAAATCACAAAATCCGAAATCCGCTGATAGGAAGGTATCCGCTTCGATTCGGCTTCAATCGCCCGCTTCACCGCTTGGGGAATATCCTCAAGGCCGCGCTTGCGGATTTCGGACACCTCCGGTATGACAACCGCCGTGAGTTTTCCGTCTTCTTGAAAAATCCCGATCTCCCGAATCATTGGACTTCGGCCGTAGGATGTTTCCACCTCCTTGGGCTGGATATTTTCTCCCCCCGGAGTGACGATGAGAGCGGAAAGGCGTCCGGTAATGAAAAGGTACCCATCATCATCAAAATAGCCGAGGTCCCCGGTCCGGAACCAGGCATCGTCGGTAAAACTTTCTTTGGTTCTTTCGGGCATGTTGTGATATCCGGAAAAAATGTTGGGACCCCTGGCCTGAATTTCTCCGGTTGGTTTCGTTTCAGTGCCGCGTTGTTGCAAGGCTTTCCCGCCGGCGGAAGAATCGATTCGGATCTCTACCCCGGATATGGGCCGGCCGACGCTCCCGATCCTGATCTTGCCGGGCGGGTCCAGGGTCAATAGGGGAGCCGTTTCGGTCAGTCCGTAACCCACGGAAACCTGCCAGCCCAGACCCTCCAATTTGCGCGCCAGCAACGGATCCAGAGCGGAGCCCCCGGAGGCCAGTATGGAAAGCTTAGGTCCGATCCTCTTGTGAAGAGGCTTGAAGAGCCATTTTCCGGCGGATAGACCGGCCCGTTCTCGTAGCCTCCCGGATAAGCCCACCAGGGAGTTGAAGAGATTTCCCGCTACGTTGCTTCGGGATCGGATCATGGACTCGATTCCTCCATACATTGCCTGATACAGACGCGGAACGCCGATGAGGATGGTCGCTTCCCCTTCCCTTACAGCTCGAAGAATTTCCGGCCCTGTCAAGGACCTGGGGAAAATGACCGGAACTCCGGAAGCCAACGGACCCAGCACTCCGATGACCAATGGGTAAGCATGGTGCAAAGGGAGCGGCAGGAGCATACGGTCGGCCTTGCCGATCAGACCGGTTTTGACTAGAGTGTCCAGTTGGAAGGTAATATTCTTGTGGGTCAGGGGCACCCCCTTGGGCGGGCCGGTGGTGCCCGAGGTGTAAAAAAGGATGGCCCGATCCGAAGCACGGGCGGAAGGGAGATCTCCCCCGTCGTCCAGCGCCGTCCGGCGCCAAATTCGCTGGTCTTCAAGGTCGCCGTCGAGCAGAATCGTTTTTTCGTTCTCGGCGTTTATTCTTTTCAACCGTTCCATACCGCCGGCGTCGGCGAATATCCAACGGGCGCCGCAATCCTTTAGTATTCCGGAGAGCACATCATCATCCAGTTGCGTATCCAAAGGAACCACCACTCCGCCGGCTCGGACGACGGCCAGACACGCCAGGATCCAATGAGCCCCGGCGCCGGCCAGAATCGCCACCGTATCCCCCACCGAAAGGCCGTCGTCTATCAAGCCCTGGGCCAGCGTTCGACTGGATTCCCCGAGTGTCCGGTACGTCCGCATTTCCATGCCCCCTTTTTGCACGGTCAAAACGGCCGGCTTTTCTCCGTATCCGGACAGCCCGTCGATCAAAGACATCAACGTTTCCATGTAACGTTCACTTCCCTCGTATCGTCCAAGGCTCAGTCACAGCCATCGAACAGCGATGATCGGTAGCACTTACATCTAGATATAGACAGCTGCCCGGTACACTAGGGTAAATGCCGGTTTCGATGGAAGCATGGAAACTATTTGCTGTTGATCGTCATCCGCTCTTCAGCCTATCGCCGGCGAACAGATGTGGACCGATGTCGAGGCCACCGGGAGACGGGATGTGGTTTCCCTTAATGAAGATGGATACGATGCAGCGGCAACCGGAAAAGAACGAAGGCAGGACCCCTCGTTGGGTCCTGCCTTCGTTATAAAGGCACATTAGTAAAACCTACTTTTTGGATCTTTTCTTGCGGAATCCCACCAAGCCCAGCAGACCGGAACCGAGAAGCCACAGCGCTCCGGGGATAGGTACGGCCTCGCACTCTTTCAGCTTGAAGGTCACGTCGAAGTAGCCCGTCTCCTCCCAGCCAAAGTTAGCCTCGTCCGGGCTGATGAAGGCCAGCAGCTCATAATTGAACGCTCCGTCGGTGAAGGAGAACAGGGTGGGATTGTCGAGATCCACCGCCCATCGCTTGCTGAACGAATTCCATGAGAAGTATCCGTAGGACTCTCCGGAGACGGCCTGACCGCCGGCCGAAGGCA
This window of the Deltaproteobacteria bacterium genome carries:
- a CDS encoding AMP-binding protein, whose amino-acid sequence is METLMSLIDGLSGYGEKPAVLTVQKGGMEMRTYRTLGESSRTLAQGLIDDGLSVGDTVAILAGAGAHWILACLAVVRAGGVVVPLDTQLDDDVLSGILKDCGARWIFADAGGMERLKRINAENEKTILLDGDLEDQRIWRRTALDDGGDLPSARASDRAILFYTSGTTGPPKGVPLTHKNITFQLDTLVKTGLIGKADRMLLPLPLHHAYPLVIGVLGPLASGVPVIFPRSLTGPEILRAVREGEATILIGVPRLYQAMYGGIESMIRSRSNVAGNLFNSLVGLSGRLRERAGLSAGKWLFKPLHKRIGPKLSILASGGSALDPLLARKLEGLGWQVSVGYGLTETAPLLTLDPPGKIRIGSVGRPISGVEIRIDSSAGGKALQQRGTETKPTGEIQARGPNIFSGYHNMPERTKESFTDDAWFRTGDLGYFDDDGYLFITGRLSALIVTPGGENIQPKEVETSYGRSPMIREIGIFQEDGKLTAVVIPEVSEIRKRGLEDIPQAVKRAIEAESKRIPSYQRISDFVISREPLERTRLGKVKRHLLHERYDRAKDRANSGGRDIHGPISFEDMSTEDRELLNNRAATNVWNLLARRYHDQPLSPDASPLLDLGIDSMGWLNLTLEIAQRTGVELDDRAIGEIDVVRDLLRKVSEASGSVDTRRPEVSFFEYPERFLSRQGERWLEPLGPRMTMVVRILFLFNRFLIKNAFGLNTIGREHLPLRGPFVMAPNHISYLDPFALAAALEFQILRQTYWGGWTGAAFANWFNRFISRLGQVVPIDPEKAALSSLAFGAEVLKRERSLVWFPEGQRSHTGELQAFKSGIGFILNHFPVKVVPVLIQGADQALPPGRFLKRFHPITVVFGKPIDPRELERRGKGERPEDRIAQGLEERIAEMKRGYEGKKGFDFGMGTI